In Phlebotomus papatasi isolate M1 chromosome 1, Ppap_2.1, whole genome shotgun sequence, the following proteins share a genomic window:
- the LOC129806473 gene encoding O-phosphoseryl-tRNA(Sec) selenium transferase: MNEDNLRAFYQNTSTTGYVENALNARRHRDKVIQQLLEKKKLPEVGWDDDLIEYVLQELSWMDTNRFSFVAGAGEREGRVFSNLVTKRHFGFAHGIGRSGDLTEPQPKAIGSTILNDITNKMLLDVVKVAGIQAAKKCLLVPMATGMTLSFCFSHIRNTRKTPKDRGFVLWSRIDQKSCFKSMFSAGLVPVIVDTLAQGDLLSTNLNEFRDRIVDLGAENIVCIFSTTSCFAPRGCDDVINLAKLAREYSIPHVVNNAYGLQSSLCCHQIEQAVRLGGRVDFVVQSTDKNLLVPVGGSIVVAFEEQMIDNLAKSYPGRASISQSIDVFITLLSMGEKGFRKLLLQQKECFEKLKISLQGIAEEFSETVLDTFKGNRISLALTLSKYSHKDGLAAEIGSRLFRRGVTGARVVSGNEIKTIENRIFDTWGSHTSSPKNVPYLTVAAALGCRSEEIDTLCEKLRQILKEIDKEALQKQ; encoded by the exons ATGAATGAGGACAATCTAAGGGCATTTTACCAGAACACATCAACTACGGGATATGTGGAGAATGCCCTGAATGCACGTCGCCATCGGGATAAAGTGATACAGCAACTTCTGGAGAAG AAAAAGTTGCCGGAAGTTGGATGGGATGATGATCTTATTGAATATGTGCTCCAGGAGCTCTCTTGGATGGACACGAATAGATTTTCTTTTGTGGCAGGCGCCGGAGAGCGTGAAGGAAGGGTATTTAGCAATTTAGTTACCAAGAGGCATTTTGGCTTTGCTCATGGAATTGGTCGTTCTGGGGATCTCACAGAGCCTCAACCAAAAGCCATTGGGTCTACAATTCTCAATGACATCACAAATAAGATGTTGCTGGATGTTGTGAAGGTGGCGGGTATTCAGGCGGCGAAGAAATGCCTTTTGGTTCCGATGGCAACAGGAATGACCCTCTCCTTCTGCTTTTCTCACATCCGGAACACGAGGAAAACCCCTAAAGATCGTGGTTTTGTGCTGTGGTCCCGCATTGATCAGAAATCGTGCTTCAAGAGCATGTTTTCAGCAG gGCTCGTTCCAGTAATAGTTGATACATTAGCACAAGGAGATCTTTTGAGCACGAACTTGAACGAATTTAGGGACAGAATTGTAGATTTGGGTGCAGAAAACATTGTCTGTATCTTTTCCACGACCAGTTGTTTCGCTCCAAGAGGCTGTGATGATGTGATAAATCTGGCCAAACTGGCCAGGGAATACAGCATTCCCCATGTAGTGAACAATGCCTATGGGCTGCAGAGTAGCCTCTGCTGTCACCAGATTGAACAGGCCGTGAGATTGGGTGGAAGGGTTGATTTTGTGGTACAGAGTACAGATAAGAATCTCCTGGTTCCGGTTGGGGGATCAATTGTTGTAGCATTTGAGGAGCAAATGATAGATAATTTAGCCAAAAGTTATCCTGGAAGAGCCTCCATTTCCCAATCCATCGATGTCTTCATAACTCTTCTGTCAATGGGCGAAAAGGGCTTCCGGAAGTTGCTTCTGCAGCAGAAGGAATGCTTTGAGAAACTCAAAATATCCCTCCAGGGCATTGCAGAGGAATTCAGCGAGACAGTTCTGGACACATTCAAAGGTAATCGAATTTCTCTAGCTCTCACTCTCTCAAAGTATTCCCACAAAGATGGTTTAGCTGCGGAAATCGGCTCGAGACTCTTCAGACGTGGAGTCACTGGAGCTCGAGTGGTTTCCGGCAATGAGATAAAAACCATtgaaaatcgcatttttgataCTTGGGGCAGTCATACTTCCTCCCCCAAAAATGTGCCGTACTTAACTGTGGCAGCTGCCCTGGGATGTCGTTCGGAAGAAATTGACACCCTCTGCGAAAAATTGCGACAGATTCTCAAGGAAATTGATAAGGAAGCATTGCAGAAGCAATGA
- the LOC129806487 gene encoding AN1-type zinc finger protein 2A, protein MEFPELGKQCQVADCQRLDFLPVKCDACNKILCSDHYSYERHSCTSVRKKNVQVPVCPLCNEPVPTPSDVSPDLTVGRHIDQFCRSDRKPVFTNRCSFPGCRQKELVPILCQQCRKNYCIKHRHFGDHRCAGNAQKPQGGIFREARPDPAQARRIQGNMTEDEALAHALALSMQEQGRQQPPPVACGGAQSSSSTKDKCSLS, encoded by the exons ATGGAATTTCCAGAACTAGGAAAACAATGCCAAGTGGCAGATTGTCAGAGGCTAG ACTTCCTGCCCGTTAAATGTGACGCCTGCAACAAGATTCTCTGTTCTGATCACTATAGCTATGAGAGACATTCTTGTACATCTGTCCGGAAGAAGAATGTCCAGGTACCAGTGTGTCCACTCTGCAATGAACCCGTGCCTACGCCTAGTGATGTCTCTCCAGACCTCACTGTAGGTCGTCACATCGATCAGTTCTGTCGTTCTGACCGGAAGCCAGTGTTTACCAATCGCTGCTCCTTCCCAGGCTGCAGACAAAAAGAGCTAGTACCGATTCTCTGTCAGCAGTGCAGGAAGAACTATTGTATCAAACACAGACACTTTGGGGATCATCGATGTGCTGGGAATGCACAGAAACCTCAAGGAGGCATCTTCAGGGAAGCTAGACCCGATCCAGCTCAAGCTCGACGCATTCAAGGCAATATGACGGAGGATGAGGCTCTAGCTCATGCCTTAGCCCTTTCCATGCAGGAGCAGGGACGACAACAACCACCCCCTGTGGCGTGTGGAGGGGCCCAGAGTAGTTCAAGTACCAAGGACAAGTGTTCACTGTCGTGA
- the LOC129806495 gene encoding UPF0488 protein CG14286 yields MPPPKVKLHKSSGKVKTLQSMKPAEESSSQVVENNAELELCWCIQKLELSLSSGMLSQKLAQDAEKTLRILKGANQPLVKKRQVMRNAFGDYRAQMAREEKQLSLASGKIKFTDPKEQKNSAKSYFVKKSALLNSGSDFKFNFNVNEAEKSQENVNLVEENTLPRKEVPSSSKYIPSDNSFRFNFVIPEESS; encoded by the exons ATGCCTCCTCCAAAAGTTAAATTGCACAAATCCAGTGGGAAAGTAAAGACACTACAGTCCATGAAACCTGCAGAAGAATCGTCTTCTCAAGTTGTGGAAAACAACGCAGAATTGGAACTTTGTTGGTGCATCCAAAAGTTAGAGCTGTCCCTATCTTCCGGAATGTTATCACAAAAACTAG CCCAGGACGCTGAAAAGACCCTTAGAATCCTTAAAGGAGCAAATCAACCCTTGGTAAAGAAGAGACAAGTCATGAGAAATGCCTTTGGAGACTATCGAGCTCAAATGGCACGGGAAGAAAAACAATTATCCCTAG CatcaggaaaaataaaattcacagaCCCAAAGGAGCAGAAGAACTCAGCAAAatcatattttgtgaaaaaatccgCTCTTTTGAATTCCGGAAGCGATTTCAAGTTCAATTTCAATGTCAATGAGGCTGAAAAATCTCAGGAAAATGTGAATCTTGTCGAGGAGAATACCCTGCCAAGGAAAGAAGTTCCATCTTCCAGCAAATATATCCCCTCGGATAATTCTTTTAGATTCAATTTTGTGATACCCGAAGAATCTAGCTGA